A region of Ictidomys tridecemlineatus isolate mIctTri1 chromosome 4, mIctTri1.hap1, whole genome shotgun sequence DNA encodes the following proteins:
- the LOC144376640 gene encoding olfactory receptor 1165-like, protein MVLVVHDTGNQSSVATFILVGFSEFPQLQAPLFLLFLCIYTVTVVGNVGIIVVRRINPKLHTPMYFFLSHLSFLDICYSSVFTPKLLEILVVEDRTISFNGCMTQFFFGCACVITEMFMLAVMAYDRFVAVCNPLLYTVAMSHKLCALLVAGTYMWGGLCSLIITYSLLQLSYCGSGLMNHFGCEYSAIISVSCSDSSFSQMTCLVISILSEACSLLITLASYVFIVVIVIRMPSKGGVRKAFSTCTSHLMAISIFHGIILLLYCVPHSKNSWLLVKVATVLFTVMIPMLNPLIYSLRNKDVKETVRRLINSKLHSHLT, encoded by the coding sequence ATGGTACTTGTGGTACACGACACAGGAAACCAGAGCTCTGTGGCCACATTCATTTTGGTGGGGTTCTCAGAATTCCCACAGCTCCAGGCACCCCTCTTCCTGCTGTTCCTCTGCATCTACACAGTCACTGTGGTGGGGAATGTGGGCATCATTGTAGTGAGAAGGATCAATCCCAAGCTTCATAcacccatgtactttttcctcagccatCTCTCATTTCTGGATATTTGCTACTCCAGTGTATTCACACCCAAGCTGTTAGAGATCTTAGTTGTGGAAGACAGAACTATCTCCTTCAATGGATGCATGACACAGTTTTTCTTTGGCTGTGCATGTGTGATTACAGAAATGTTCATGTTGgcagtgatggcctatgaccggttTGTGGCCGTGTGTAATCCCCTTCTCTACACAGTTGCCATGTCTCACAAGCTCTGTGCCCTGTTGGTGGCTGGAACTTACATGTGGGGTGGCCTCTGCTCCTTGATAATCACATATTCTCTTTTGCAACTGTCCTACTGCGGATCAGGCCTCATGAACCACTTTGGCTGTGAGTACTCTGCCATCATCTCCGTCTCTTGTTCTGATTCCTCCTTCAGCCAGATGACATGTTTAGTCATTTCTATATTGAGTGAGGCCTGCAGCCTCCTGATCACCCTTGCCTCCTATGTCTTCATTGTTGTCATTGTCATCAGGATGCCTTCCAAGGGTGGAGTCcgcaaagccttctccacctgtacCTCTCACCTGATGGCCATCAGCATCTTCCATGGGATCATCCTCCTCCTCTACTGTGTGCCCCACTCCAAAAACTCCTGGCTACTTGTTAAAGTGGCGACTGTTCTTTTCACTGTCATGATCCCCATGCTGAATCCCCTCATCTACAGCCTCAGGAACAAAGATGTGAAAGAGACAGTCAGGAGGCTCATCAACTCCAAACTGCATTCTcatctaacataa